Sequence from the Mauremys reevesii isolate NIE-2019 linkage group 5, ASM1616193v1, whole genome shotgun sequence genome:
GagtccatcaatgggtattagccaggatgggctaggatggtgtccctagcctctgtttgccagaagctgggaatgggcaacgggatggatcacttggtgattccctgttctgttcattccctctggggcaccaggcactggctgctgtcggaagacaggacactgggttagatggacctttggtctgacccagtacagctggtcttatgttcttatgtctctcTTACTATGAATTACTCTCAACCTAACACACTTGTGAGCTAGGTAGGGGATTAACTGCCACCACCACTGAAACTCAACCACCTCTTGGGTGGAACATGGCAATGGTCTAACAGCAGCCATGCAAGACGTGAAGAATGCTCCATCCAACCTCAACTgcaagagagactgagggactgAACAGAGTTCGGCGTTTGACCAGCAATTTGTTTACCATCACCTCTTTAAAGATATCATTGCACCACTTAAATGGTCATCAGAACCTCTCTGGATTTCCTCTGAAAAGACAGAGCCATCAGCAGCACAGCCCCCTTAATAAAATGCTGTTGGCATTGGACAAACGCCAAGCTAGAAGATTGCAGCCTAACCAATTCGCAGCACTTCTGCAGCGTCTCTTAGTTTGGTCTCATTCAAGTGCTGGTCCACTTGTCTCACGTTTACTCTTGCTGCACTGGCAGACTTACAGACATGGATGGTTTTCAAAGGCAGGTCTCCTTCACTTTGCCCAAGATGCTGAAGGCAGTGAGCAAGCTGCAGTTGCCGCCATCAGTCTTCAACTGTGTAAAATcttgttacaaagaggactgtgatcaattgttctccatgtccactgagggcagggcaagaagtaatgggcttgatTGGCAGCAAGGGGACTCTGGGTTACATACTGGGGAAAACTTCTAGCTATAGGGATAATTAAGCACTTGGaacaagttacctagggaggttttgGAGTCCCAGTCATTGGAAATTTTTAGGAGCAGGTTGGACAAGGGAGGGTCTGATTTACTTATTCCTGCCTCATTgtggggggctggactagatggtctCTTGAGGTCTTTCCCACCCTACGTTTCTGTGATCAGAAGCGGTGCAGAGAGATACTTTCCCTCTGTTTTTCATACTGCGTTGAGTAACCTCACCCAGCCTTAAGCAAAACACAGACCAGATACTATGATCTCTACTCCGAGCAGTTATAGTAAAGCTTTACATTCGCATTAACAGCTCATGTCCTACTGCAAACATTTCACTGGCAGCCTCCCTTAGAGGGTTTGCAGATGCTGGGACCTGAGTTGTTACAGCCCTGATGTCACAGGTTGTCCCGTCACTTGCTGATGGCATTGTGTGGTATACACCCCGCAGGAATGGCGCAGGGGGGCCCTGCTTGTATTTTAGGTTTGAAAGACTTACCAGATTTTTGTTTGCATAAAAAcagcaataaatggctgcttatTGTCCTGTTTTAACAGGAAAGCTGAACCGCCAAAGTTGTGTGCACCTAGTTGTGAAACTCAAACTGATGGGGCACTGTGGTGCGGGAAGGGGTGGTGCCTGTGACTTATTGCAGAGCGTGGGATCTTATTTGATTTGCAGGATGTGCTCCTGGATACATTGGGCGTGGATGCTGCATGTCTGTAGGTACCTTCCCTGTAATCTGACCAACAGGAGGTGCTATGGCTAGAACAAAGCAATGTATCTGACACGCAGGGTGGTGTTTTGTTGTCTTATGCTCCTGAAGTGCCCCCGGAGGAAATTACGCAGCATAAACCCGGCATGGGAGCTGGCGTGGAGACACTTCAGCTGCAGGACTTCTTGGAGGGAAGTAGGTGTGTACCCAGCACTTTCCTCCTGCTTGCTGGGATAGTTTTCCTAAGCAGCATTGCGGAGCTGCTGTTCTTGGCCGCATCCATCCAGGAAGGCACCGACCACGAGTCTGTAGGTATCCTTGTTTGGACGCCGAGGGCAGATGGGGCCTGGTCCtgagctgctcccattgaaatcagcgaAAGTTGGCAGTGCTCAGGGTGTCAAGGCcaaagctgggctgggctgaaggAGCGTTCCCCCCCTCCCAGGTGTGAAAGGGCAGCCCTGCGGGGCCAGTGTTCGGCGGCTGTCCCAGTGCAGACGGTGCCGTTTGGCACTGTGACCTGGGAAAATGTTCCAGGTGGGCTCTGAAGCTAGCCAGTCACTTGACAGAGATGCCAagtttctagggtgaccagacagcaagcatgaaaaatcgggacagggggtgggggataataggagcctatataagaaaaagacccaaaaatcaggacgatcgctataaaatcgggacatctggtcaccctataagtttctgttaattactttgtattatggtagcactcaGATGCCCTGCTTGGGGTCATGGCCGcatggtgctgggtgctgtacagaggCATAAAGACAAGGGCCTGCCCAAAAGACATTCTCATCTGATTTTGTAACCAGACTCGAGGGAGGACCAGCtggtaggagggagggggagggtaaTACGATCAGGCTGGCAGCCGGATGGCTCTGAGTTGTGAGGGTTTAACCCTAGAAACACCAGCTTCTCCCACTACCCCACTGTCATTGGCAGGCTGgctggagggatttgaaggagataTCGGGGTAGTGGCCTTAAGGGCGCCATGGCATCTTTCATCCCCAGGGATCCCAGAAAGCTTCACAAACTGCACAGGAATCATTTCAAATGCTGTTGAAATTCAGCCATCTGTGGGGCCGCCCAGAAACCCTCCACAGCAGTTTAGGATGGGAAATGAAGACAGTGGCTGGGGCAGTAGTGGTCGGTCTGTTGTCGCTCTGCAGTTTAGGTCTGGGTTCTGTTGAACTAgatgctgtgcaaacacacacagaccggtccctgccccaaggaacttGCAGCCTAATGGATACTGCAAGAGACTTTCCCCAGGAGACTGGGATTAAGGTCCCCCTTGTACGTAGgttccatagtatctgagcaccgtCCAGTAGTGTGATACGTGCACTTCACATCTGTCACCTGTTTGTTCCCTCGTCCTCGCCcaagggggcggggtgtgtgcaCTGGAGCCAGGATTGGAATAAAGAAACTCTTGGCTTCCAGATATGTGCTTGGACCATGCAGCTATCCTGCCTCTCCCATACCGCAATGGTTTTCTAATAGACACTCCTTAGGGCAAAATCAAATTCAGGCACAGGGCAGGCGGGTTGGGAGAGCTAGTCAGTTACAGTTTGGGCACGGGGGGCATCTGCTTTTCAAGTCGAGCCTTAATTTTGAATTTCCAAGCTCTTCTTTTAACCACAATCTTCTTTTAGAAGGTCTGAATTGActttgcagtgtagttgtagccatgttggtcccaggatattagagagacaagctgggtgaggtaatatcttttattttctgttctctctcaccaataggacttggtccaataaaagatattacctcatccatcttgtgtCTGtttgatgggatggattgcaccctcagcaagtttgcaggtgagactaagctggggggagcgctagatatgctggaaggtagtgATAGGGTGcagagagggacctagacaaattggaggattgggccaaaagaaatctgatgaggttcaacaaggacaagtgccgagtcctgcacttaggacagaagaatcccaggcaccgctacaggctggggaccgactggctaagcggcagttctgcagaaaaggacttaggggttacagtagATGAGCAGCAGGAGATgcgtcagcagtgtgcccttgttgccaagaaggccaacggcatattgggctgcattagtagaagcactgccaacagattgagggaagtgattattcccctctattcggcactggtgaggccacacctggagtactgtgtccagttttggtccccccactacagaaagggtgtggacaaattggagagagtccagcggagggcaacaaaaatgatcgggaggctggggcacatgacttatgaggagaggctgagggaactgggattgtttagtctgcagaagagaagagtgtgggGGGGTTGATAGCAGCCTCCAGCTACTTGGCTGTTCTCagaggtggcagatgacagaacaaggagtaatggtctcaagttgcagtgggggaggtttaggttggatattagaaaaccctatttcactaggagggtggtgaagcactggaatgggttccctagggaggtggtagaatctccatctttagaggtttttaaggcctgtctcaacaaagccctggctgggatgatttagttggtgttggtcctgctttgagcagggggttggactagatgacctcctgaggtctcttccaaccctaatcttctatgattctattctatgttAATAGActagtaatttttaaaatgtgatcagTTAGGGCCTTCCTCTGGAATGCACATGTAGTATTACTATGGAGGGTAATTTGTCTTAATGTGGACAAGTTACTTAGTGGAAATAGGGTGAGAACTGAATGTAGGAATATGCCTTAAAATATGGTATGCATCGGTAAAAGGTCTGTTTACAAATGGCACCTTCATGCCCTGAGTTGTGTGCATATATGAATCTCATCAACCCACTGACCCCACATGAGCCCTGGGGGACACACTGTCCCATAGCCAGCCCCGGATTCTGGGCTGGCTCAGACGTTGCCAGAAAGCTTGTAACGTCCTGATTGCAGCATCTTTGTCCCTGGTGGTGACCGAGCTCTGGTTGAGGTGGGAGGCCTGCCAGCCAGTTTCTTGTCTATCAGCTTTTTGTAGCATAACTGAGTCTCATGTGGAATCCCCCAACATCCTATGTAGAGCCCCTTGTCCACGATTAGCCTCCATTAGTGTCTGGAGGAAATCCTTGCTGCGCTTGTACCTACTGGGCTCTGGCCTGCTGCCCTTATCAGATCAAAGCTGTCATGTGTCCTGTCTGTGTGTGGTCTGAGAGCCTGGGCCTCCTTCATGCGTAAGGTCAGTGGTCCATTAGAACACTTAGCTAGCCAGACAGCAAGCAAAGCCGGCTAGGCTAACAGCACACTGTGTTCATACAGCATGTAGGCCTGAAGAGAATCCTAGGCACTTTGCAGTAAAACATGGTCCTTAAAAATTCGGCCTTTCGCTTTATTAGCCTGGAGTGGTGGAGAAGTCGACACCGGGtagggtagcagcagctgggaagtgtgggggaggAGATACCTAAAGCAGGAGGAGGGAGCCAGAGCATGGGAGGAAGGAGATACCACAAGCCAGTTGTCCAGAGAGCTTGGCTTCCTCTCACCAGACCACTTAAGCTGTGTCAACGGAGATCCACCCTCTGGCTGTGGGATGGAACTTCAGTCCTTTGTGGAGAGATGGTCCAGGACTGGGGGgtcaggagacctgtgttctgTTCTCATCTCTGCCAGCGAGTTGCCatatgaccttggggaagtcacttttCCTCTCTGGGTCTCTACGTCTCCATTTTTGGAATTGGGATCCTAAAACTTGCCTCACCTCATGAGGAGGGTGGAGAGAATTAATTCACTAGCTTGTCCAGTGCTCCAAGTTCCTTGGACAGAGGGTGCTGTGGCAGTGCAGGTTGTGTCCTGGGAGTGAGCTCGGACCACACCCGCTCCAAGGAGAACCCCCCGCGCCCGCTCTGAGGGATGTAACAAAACTGATGGCAGCTAAGCCTCCATGCACCAGGGCTCCCTGGCTTGTGAGAAGCAGCAAATGAAATCATTTGAAGAGCAGGCTGTTTGCATTGTCTTAGTGACTAGGTGCTCTCCCCCGTGCAGTAATGTCAGCTAATTCCCCGAGCAGCCGCGCAGACCTGATGGGTTctgttttccttctctctcttgcCCTCTGAGCTCAGTCCTTTCTGGCTCATTGTTCTTGGAAATAacagactcttctcccctcttCTCTCAAACTCCAGGTGGCACAAGCTACATTCCAAGGCCGGGAAAAAGGAGAAGGAGCGAGGAGAGATCCAGGTCACCATCCAGTTTACCCGCAACAACCTGACGGCCAGCATGTTCGACCTTTCCATGAAGGACAAGCCCCGGTCTCCCTTCGGCAAGCTGAAGGACAAAATGAAGGGGAAGAAGAAATACGACTTGGAATCTGCCTCTGCTATCAtccccagcagcacaggggcCCTCGACATGGAGGAGGACTACGAGCTAGGGCGCAAGAAATCCAAAGGCAAGGGTGGTTTCTTCAAGAACAAGCTCCGCAAGTCCTCCCTGACCCAGTCCAACACCTCGCTGGGCTCCGACAGCACCGTCTCCTCAGCCAGCGGTAGCCTGGCGAACAACTTTGGCATAACCGTCAACGTTCCTGAGGGAACCAAATCCCCGAGCAGACACAGCAGTCTGTCCACAGAGCACTCTGGTAAGAGGACACTGATTTTAATCACTAAATAAGGGCCTGCCTAGGGTACTTCGGGTACTAAAAGCgctgctaaacaataatagaataccatttatttacgtatttttggatgttttctacattttcaaatatattgatttcaattacaatacagaatacaaagtgtacagtgctcactttatatttttttattacaagtacttgcactgtaaaaaaacaaaagaaatagtatttttcaattagcCTCATACCATtcctgaagtgcaatctctttatcgtgaaagttgagcttacaaatgtagaattatgaacaaaaagaactgcattcaaaaataaaaccatgtaaaattttagagcatgcaagtccactcagtcctactttttgttcagccaattgctcagacaaacaagttcgtttacatttgtaggagataatgctgcctgcttcttgtttacaatgtcacctgaaaggggcaatgtgtatttctctctctctctctctctctctctctctctcacacacaaggtgtgtgtctgtctctgtctgctatgctgtctcccctccctcctgcttgtGTTGCTTTGATGAGAGGCTaccattaacaacgtgttaacccttgagggcccagccgagtgctagttcatcgtttagcagcaaggcattccctgggaaatatcccaccctctgactccaccacctcaaccaagcttcacagtcatcatagctgtgaacagtattaaattgtttgtttaaaatgtatactgtgtgtatatctatataatatatagtttttttgtctggtgaaaaaaattcccctggaacctaaccccccagtatttacattaattcttatggggaaattggatttgcttaacattgtttcgcttaaagtcgcatttttcaggaacataactacaatgttaagtgaggagttactgtatatgcaTCCGCGGGGAAAAACCAAATCACATAGCGTGGGAAGGTCTAATCTGATGTGCACCATTTAATGTCAGGCAATTCTGCAGATTGGACTCTACAACTAATTGCAAAAAGCTGTTGTGTGTCTTCAGGCACTATATGACCTGGAAATGGGAATGAATGCAGGGAAAACTTAAGTCACATTTTCCCATCCGCCCTAATGTCCTCAACTAAATTGACTGTTCTTCACAAAGCAGTATGTTTGCATAGTCGTTGTAGTGAATCTTAGAGGAGCAGTCCTTCCCCATGTAAAATTTGAAGCCATGCTTCAGCACAAATCCACATACCACTATGATCTTTTCAGATAGTAATAGAGGCAAGAAACTAACTCTGAGATTTATTTCAAAGGAAGGTTTTATCCTCCTCCCTTGATCCTTCAGTGAGATCATATTGCTACTCTTGGCGAGACAACTATCGCTTCCATAGCAGTGTGTTCATGCCCTAGTCTCAGTATTTATTGTAATTACATTATGTGATCAGGAGAAGCCACAGCTGGGGTTGTGAGGGTGGGAGTTGGAGCAGTTTCACTGATACCTTCAGCATTGGCAGGTGGTAGAAGGCCATGTTGCTGTGTGAAATATCGGGGTTCAAGGCAGATGGTCTCATTTGgtgctgttttttttcccccttctagtTAAAGACTATCTGCCTTCGCCAAAATTAACCCACAAGAGAGCATTCAGTGATGAGATCTCCCAGGTTAATGTGGCAGCGGAGCCGAAAGCAATCCAAAGCCTGAAACCAAAGAATGACCCTGTCTCCAGATCCTCTCTGTGTGTCAATGGAAGCCATGTTTACAGTGATGAACCTGCACCAAAGAGCCCGATGTCTGGCCTACCGAGCTCCTCGCCGCTGTCCCTGCCTCTACAGAATATCGCCAGAAAGTCCGAGGAGGGTTTCCATGCTGGCTTCCCTCCTCCTAACTCTGAAGACCTGCCATGGGGAGCCAGCAGCTTTGAGAAGGGGCAGCAGAAGGACGAGCCCAgattccttccctctcctcccagcttagcAGTACAAGAGGAGAACAAGGTCTCAACCAAAGCTGTAACCCTCAGCAACCATCTAGGCAGAGCCAAGTTGGAAGAAGGCAGCCGCTTAGAGACCAAACCCATGCAGATCGCAACTCCGATGGTCTTCTCCATGGAGGTGACGAAAGACAAGCCCCTTGAGGAAACCAGAAAGGAAGACAAGAAGTCCAAGGTCAGCCTCTTCCACCACGGGGGCACCAAAAGTGATGCCGGGAACAAGAGCTTGGGAGAGAAGCTGGGATCATCCCTGACCGTATCTCCACAAGTAACAGCTGCTGGAGATGAGAAGAGTAAGAGCAGCAGCTGGTTTGGATCCAAGGACACCAAAGAACATTCTCAGAAACCCAGGTCAGTAAAACCAGGATTCTGGGCTATGCTGAACTGCTCCCTACAGTCACATTTCAGAGGCCGCTGTAGATCTTTAACCAAGCTGCCCCAAGATACAATCTAAAAAGCTGTGCCGTTACGACGTTGCTCCACAGTGTAAATGGAACGGTGATCCTCAATTAGATGTACTTTCCAAACCTATTTTCTAGCCATGCTGTGATGGGAAAAAATACTTCCAAGGGGCTATAAATGTCCGTCGGTGTCTCCTGTAAGGGGAAGGCtggtcttgtggctaaagcacaggactgggagttaggagctctgggttctgttcctgcttctgccacagaTCCACCATGTGAGCTCAGGCAAGGCAGTTCCCCCTTCTGGGCCTTTGGGATGATACAATTCTCTCCGGGATGGAGGTTTAACTCagtaatgtttgcaaagcatATTTGAAATCCTTGGTAGGAAAGTGCTATTAAAATATTATTCCTAGGTAGCTAACATTCCCTTTGTAGTTCCTGTTGCACCCAGTTGGGATCTTGGGGATCAAGGTAGCTAGTGACCGGTGCATtgcttataagaacataagaaaggccgtaccgggtcagaccaaaggtccatctagcccagtatctgtctaccaacagtggccaatgccaggtgccccagagggagtgaacctaacaggcaatgatcaagtgatctctctcctgccatccatctccatcctctgacgaacagaagctagggacaccattcttacccatcctggctaatagccatttatggacttagccaccatgaatttatccagtccccttttaaacattgttatagtcctagccttcacaacctcctcaggtaaggagttccacaagttgactgtgtgctgtgtgaagaagaacttccttttatttgttttaaacctgctgcatattaatttcatttggtgacccctagttcttgtattatgggaataagtaaataacttttccttatccactttctcaacatcactcatgattttatatacctctatcatgtccccccttagtctcctcttttccaagctgaagagtcctagcctctttaatctttcctcatatgggaccctctctaaacccctaatcattttagttgctcttttctgaaccttttctagtgctagaatatcttttttgaggtgaggagaccacatctgtacacagtattcgagatgtgggcgtaccatggatttatataagggcaataatatattattataatatatataaaggAGGATGCACTCCCTGATCTTTGATTCAGGGTGGCACTGTGCTGCCCAGGAGGGTGATAGGTGGGTAACTCTGGGTAATGTGAGTGAACCCTTTTGAAGTGGCTGATCCCAGCTCTGCTGTTTCCCCCTTTCTTCCTGCTTATGCATCTCTGATTGCTCTAGCATAGCGTGGTGATTCATCCTCTACACAGGTGCAGGAGTCTGTGGCACATGGAACTATTTCAACCTTGTGCCCCTTATATGCTGGTTATATCATGGAGATGCaatcccacccccatcctcctCATTCTTCTTAATTGTTGAGTTcttgtgggggtgctgagaaccactgaaccaAACGGTAAACCCCGTGTCTGATGGAAACCACttaaagccagggggtgcagcagcatcccGAGTTCCATGACCTGTGCATTCTTGTCTGCCGTTTTCAGTCCAATCTTCCTGCTGATATTGTAGGGAGCGAACCCACTCACCTCAGCATTCACTGACTTTAATAAAAAGGATGACTGCTCTAACGCTAACCGGTCGCTTATCCCTGGTCCATCAAGGAAAATAAATTCTGAAGTACATTTGCTTTGCTGTGCCTTTAGCTCTGCATGGATCCTGCTGTTTTTAGGAATTTGTTTAGGTTTGTAACATTGCCTGGAGTGGAAGCAGGAGGAAAAGTTTGTTTGTTCTTTGGAGACTCAGGTTTTAAAAGAAATAAGAGGGAGTTTTGAGAGTGCTGGTCTAGGGCTGCCTAAGAGGAAAAAACCCTGGTTTGTTTGAGGTAAGGGcctggggtgctggaacaattggTTCAAATACGAAAAGGGTTTCTTACAATGTTATCAGAGCGCAACAGGTTTTGCTTCCTGCAGCCTGAACAAGGATGATAAAGTGTGGCTACCTTGCATGCTCAttatgaaggggaaaaaataactcTCTTCCCTTGTACCCCTGTGGAAAATGCTACAGTTGCAGAAGGCCGTGGACACATGGAACCAGATTAAAGGGGGGAaattataaaaggaaaaaataaaatcacttttcaaaGACATTCCTCACCCCACAGACTTCCACCTTACATTATCAGAGCGTCGCTCCCATGGCagtttggggcagggagctgctacatCTGACCATCAAGTCAGATGTTACAATTAAAGTCTTACTCCTTGCTAATTGATGGGCACTTTTAAAAGAGTTTTACCCACTAAATGACTTCCTGAGATCCCAACTCCTATTAAATGTCTATGAGACTTGGGCAGCTAGGttacttttgaaatttttacccagTATGTTCACATCTTATATTTCTTTCATCTTGGAGCAGGAAACTAAACTAGTCagtttttagttaatttcactTTCTGCTTCGGAATTGCTAATTCTATGCTgactatacagtagaacctcagaattacaagcaccttgggaatggaagttgttcctaactctgaacaaaacgttatggtggttctttcaaaagtttacgaCTGAACAGAGAcgtaatacagctttgaaactttactgtgcaggagaaaaatgctgcttttaaccatcttaatttaaatgaaacaagcacagaaacagtttccttatcttgtcaaatctttttttaaactttccctttattcttcagtagtttacgtttaacaggGCCCTGTACTGTATTTGCGGGTGGTTGTTTTTCCTCTGCCACTACATGATTGCAtccttctggttccaaatgaggtgggtggttgaccagtcagtttggttttgtctacctgtaaagggttaacaagcagtacctgtggacacctgac
This genomic interval carries:
- the RAB11FIP5 gene encoding rab11 family-interacting protein 5 isoform X5 gives rise to the protein MSLLRVAEQEPPLQRWLPTHVQVTVLQARGLRSKGGGGGGKPGTSDAYTIIQLGREKYSTSVAEKSTGSPEWKEECSFELPPGALELEEPADWGGGSPRGKAGCELVLTVMHRALIGLDKFLGQATVPLQPVFRESRSRESQWHKLHSKAGKKEKERGEIQVTIQFTRNNLTASMFDLSMKDKPRSPFGKLKDKMKGKKKYDLESASAIIPSSTGALDMEEDYELGRKKSKGKGGFFKNKLRKSSLTQSNTSLGSDSTVSSASGSLANNFGITVNVPEGTKSPSRHSSLSTEHSVKDYLPSPKLTHKRAFSDEISQVNVAAEPKAIQSLKPKNDPVSRSSLCVNGSHVYSDEPAPKSPMSGLPSSSPLSLPLQNIARKSEEGFHAGFPPPNSEDLPWGASSFEKGQQKDEPRFLPSPPSLAVQEENKVSTKAVTLSNHLGRAKLEEGSRLETKPMQIATPMVFSMEVTKDKPLEETRKEDKKSKVSLFHHGGTKSDAGNKSLGEKLGSSLTVSPQVTAAGDEKSKSSSWFGSKDTKEHSQKPSPHPVKPISAAVAEVSGEKKQHRSTLTTALSSGLEKLKTVTTSSVEKVESKKLKDAALPDQSAKYYHLTHDELIQLLLQREKELSRKEEHVHELENYIDQLLVRIMEQSPTLLQIPLEKNTTSK
- the RAB11FIP5 gene encoding rab11 family-interacting protein 5 isoform X6, with product MSLLRVAEQEPPLQRWLPTHVQVTVLQARGLRSKGGGGGGKPGTSDAYTIIQLGREKYSTSVAEKSTGSPEWKEECSFELPPGALELEEPADWGGGSPRGKAGCELVLTVMHRALIGLDKFLGQATVPLQPVFRESRSRESQWHKLHSKAGKKEKERGEIQVTIQFTRNNLTASMFDLSMKDKPRSPFGKLKDKMKGKKKYDLESASAIIPSSTGALDMEEDYELGRKKSKGKGGFFKNKLRKSSLTQSNTSLGSDSTVSSASGSLANNFGITVNVPEGTKSPSRHSSLSTEHSVKDYLPSPKLTHKRAFSDEISQVNVAAEPKAIQSLKPKNDPVSRSSLCVNGSHVYSDEPAPKSPMSGLPSSSPLSLPLQNIARKSEEGFHAGFPPPNSEDLPWGASSFEKGQQKDEPRFLPSPPSLAVQEENKVSTKAVTLSNHLGRAKLEEGSRLETKPMQIATPMVFSMEVTKDKPLEETRKEDKKSKVSLFHHGGTKSDAGNKSLGEKLGSSLTVSPQVTAAGDEKSKSSSWFGSKDTKEHSQKPSLEVSPKFPVWVACYQRGRWAPLFL